In the genome of Vicia villosa cultivar HV-30 ecotype Madison, WI linkage group LG7, Vvil1.0, whole genome shotgun sequence, one region contains:
- the LOC131616064 gene encoding mannan endo-1,4-beta-mannosidase 6-like — protein MEALNGFRLCVISVLIFLTTLTQTLSSTAFHDTQNEDWESYVSIPNTILTYGSEMEEAEWQMVQKKGNQFVVNGQPFYVNGFNTYWMMVFAADESTRGKVTDVFKHASSVGMSVCRTWAFNDGQWRALQKSPSVYDEEVFKALDFVVSEAKKYRIRLILSLVNNWDSYGGKAQYVKWGNAAGLNLTSDDDFFSHPTLIGYYKDHVKTVLNRVNTFTNITYKDDPTIFAWELMNEPRCTSDSSGDKLQEWIQEMAFYVKSVDPKHLVEIGLEGFYGPSTPQRFQFNPNTLAQQVGTDFIRNHQVLGVDFASVHIYPDSWISQSVDDSHIPFVKSWMESHIDDAEKYLGMPVVFGEFGVSAKDPGYNSTYRDTLINTVYKTILNSTKKGGSGAGSLLWQFFPDGTDYMDDGYAIVLSKAPSTSSMISLQSTRLALFNSLCSERCHWGCNKKKVLQKVLYHDDEL, from the exons ATGGAAGCTCTCAACGGATTCCGATTATGTGTTATTTCCGTTCTCATTTTTCTCACTACTCTTACTCAAACCTTAAGCTCAACTGCATTTCATGACACTCAAAATGAAGACTGGGAGAGCTATGTTAGTATACCAAACACCATCTTAACTTATGG GAGTGAAATGGAGGAGGCTGAATGGCAGATGGTGCAAAAGAAAGGAAACCAATTTGTAGTGAATGGACAACCATTTTACGTAAACGGATTCAACACTTACTGGATGATGGTATTTGCCGCCGATGAGTCCACAAGAGGAAAGGTCACTGATGTGTTCAAACATGCATCCTCTGTTGGTATGTCAGTTTGTAGGACTTGGGCCTTCAATGATGGTCAGTGGAGAGCCCTTCAGAAATCTCCATCAGTTTATGATGAAGAGGTGTTCAAGGCTCTGGATTTTGTAGTGAGTGAAGCAAAGAAATACAGAATCAGACTCATATTATCATTGGTTAACAATTGGGACTCATATGGTGGAAAAGCACAATATGTCAAGTGGGGTAATGCTGCTGGCCTTAACTTGACCTCGGATGATGACTTTTTTTCACATCCAACCCTCATAGGCTACTACAAGGACCATGTTAAG ACGGTACTCAATAGAGTTAACACATTCACAAATATCACTTATAAGGATGATCCAACTATTTTTGCTTGGGAATTAATGAATGAACCTCGATGCACCTCTGATTCCTCGGGTGATAAGTTACAG GAATGGATACAAGAGATGGCATTCTATGTGAAAAGTGTTGATCCAAAACACCTAGTGGAGATTGGCCTAGAAGGATTTTATGGACCCTCAACACCTCAAAGATTTCAGTTCAACCCAAATACACTTGCTCAACAAGTTGGAACTGATTTTATAAGAAACCACCAGGTTCTAGGCGTCGATTTCGCTTCTGTTCACATATATCCAGACTCTTG GATTTCACAATCAGTTGATGATAGCCATATCCCATTTGTGAAGTCATGGATGGAATCCCACATAGATGACGCTGAAAAGTATCTTGGAATGCCAGTTGTTTTTGGTGAGTTTGGTGTATCTGCAAAAGATCCAGGTTATAATTCAACATATAGAGATACACTTATAAACACAGTTTACAAGACAATTCTAAACTCAACAAAGAAAGGAGGTAGTGGTGCTGGAAGCCTTTTGTGGCAGTTCTTTCCAGATGGAACGGATTACATGGACGACGGTTACGCAATTGTTCTCTCAAAAGCTCCTTCAACTTCAAGCATGATATCTCTTCAATCCACAAGGCTTGCTCTATTCAACTCCCTATGCTCTGAGAGATGTCATTGGGGTTGTAACAAGAAAAAAGTGTTGCAAAAAGTACTCTATCACGACGATGAGCTTTAA
- the LOC131616063 gene encoding serine/threonine-protein kinase STN8, chloroplastic-like, with amino-acid sequence MLVSSSWRKLRINIISYHFMASLFHPTSTAICFFYPSKPTFQPHNFSLLTNTNTNRFNINSLTKCNAFLDNVVDVDHFPSIIQSGILQFQELPDMQRWEFLLFGGLIWIYLTSRPGVLIGAIDAYLLAPLQLGFDNLSGKRNLKTRDFLVGDKIGEGSFGVVYSGVLVPKNVLDGEANNKGRTKAALLDPKAKDKVILKKVKVEIRGAQEFGEFEEWFNYRLSRAAPETCAEFLGSFVADKTNSKFTKGGKWLVWKFEGDLTLADYMKGRSFPSNLESVMFGRVLEGVDSFRRNALIIKQIMRQIITSLKKIHDTGIVHRDIKPANLVVTKRGQIKLIDFGAATDLRIGKNYVPDRTLLDPDYCPPELYVLPEETPSPPPAPIAAFFSPILWQLNSPDLFDMYSAGIVLMQMAIPTLRSPAALKNFNLELKNCGYDLKKWREYTRLRPDFQILDSESGRGWDLATKLISERGPLRRGRLSAASALRHPYFLLGGDQAAAVLSKLSLSRK; translated from the exons ATGTTAGTTAGTTCCAGTTGGAGGAAACTTAGAATcaatatcatatcatatcatttCATGGCTTCTTTGTTTCATCCAACTTCAACTGCAATCTGTTTCTTCTATCCCTCAAAACCCACCTTTCAACCACACAATTTTTCTTTATTAACTAACACTAACACTAATCGTTTCAACATAAACTCTCTCACAAAGTGTAATGCATTTTTGGACAATGTTGTTGATGTGGACCACTTTCCTTCTATCATCCAATCAGGAATACTGCAGTTTCAAGAATTACCAGATATGCAAAGATGGGAGTTTCTTCTGTTTGGTGGACTTATATGGATATACTTAACTTCAAGACCCGGTGTTCTTATTGGTGCCATTGATGCTTACCTTCTTGCTCCTCTTCAACTTGGTTTTGATAATCTATCTGGAAAGAGAAATTTGAAGACACGTGATTTTCTTGTTGGAGATAAAATTGGTGAAGGCTCCTTTGGTGTTGTTTATTCTGGTGTTTTGGTCCCAAAGAATGTGCTCGATGGAGAGGCCAACAACAAGGGAAGAACCAAGGCTGCACTGTTGGATCCCAAAGCCAAAGATAAAGTCATTCTTAAAAAG GTTAAGGTTGAAATTCGAGGGGCTCAAGAATTTGGTGAATTTGAGGAATGGTTTAACTACAGGTTATCTAGAGCAGCACCTGAAACATGTGCTGAGTTTCTTGGAAGTTTTGTGGCTGATAAAACAAACTCAAAGTTTACAAAAGGTGGAAAATGGCTTGTTTGGAAATTTGAG GGAGATCTTACTCTTGCCGATTACATGAAGGGGCGTAGCTTCCCTTCAAACTTAGAATCTGTCATGTTTGGACGTGTCTTGGAAGGTGTAGACTCTTTTCGACGAAATGCATTGATCATCAAGCAAATCATGCGCCAGATAATTACTTCTCTTAAGAAAATTCACGATACAGGCATTGTTCATAGAGATATAAAGCCAGCCAACTTAGTGGTCACGAAACGGGGGCAGATTAAACTTATTGATTTTGGTGCAGCAACAGACCTTCGGATCGGAAAGAATTATGTTCCCGACCGCACCCTTTTGGATCCCGATTATTGTCCGCCAGAACTATATGTGCTCCCAGAAGAAACACCAAGTCCTCCACCTGCGCCAATTGCTGCTTTCTTTTCACCAATCCTATGGCAG TTAAACAGCCCTGATCTGTTTGATATGTATTCCGCTGGGATTGTACTCATGCAAATGGCAATACCAACTTTAAGGTCTCCAGCTGCTTTGaagaatttcaatttggaattaaAAAACTGTGGTTATGATTTGAAAAAATGGAGGGAGTATACTCGCCTGAGGCCCGACTTCCAAATTCTTGATAGTGAATCTGGTAGAGGGTGGGACTTAGCAACAAAGCTTATCTCTGAGAGAGGTCCATTAAGAAGAGGACGCTTATCTGCTGCTTCGGCTTTGAGACATCCTTATTTTCTTCTGGGAGGTGATCAGGCAGCTGCAGTTCTTTCAAAATTAAGCCTAAGTAGAAAGTGA
- the LOC131616061 gene encoding acid phosphatase 1-like isoform X2: MMLKIKSVQTIVAGLTFLLALLTNLLLKLQRQHNRKAQKLQTMMMIRSELDSSSSSEVDDERYGLSWRLAVESNNNVRPWKTVPARCYKHVENYILDGQYELDMNIIVDEIIFYAKSQIPVPSNKDAWILDVDDTCISNIPYYKNKRFGCEPFDSTMFKAWINKGMCPANPVVLRLFKTLIQKGFKVFLLTGRYEGTLAKITMDNLHSQGFIGYQRLILRRRA, encoded by the exons ATGATGCTAAAGATAAAGAGTGTGCAAACCATAGTGGCAGGGCTAACGTTTTTGTTGGCCTTATTGACCAACCTACTCTTGAAGCTACAGAGGCAGCACAACCGTAAGGCTCAGAAACTACAGACGATGATGATGATCAGATCTGAATTAGATTCTTCTTCTTCGTCCGAGGTTGATGATGAAAGGTATGGCCTGAGCTGGAGATTGGCGGTGGAGTCAAATAATAATGTGCGTCCATGGAAGACGGTGCCAGCTCGTTGCTATAAACATGTTGAGAATTACATCCTTGATGGACAATACGAACTTGACATGAACATCATCGTAGACGAAATTATTTTCTATGCAAAATCACAGATTCCTGTTCCTAGTAATAAAGATGCTTGGATATTGGACGTGGATGATACATGTATCTCTAATATTCCTTATTACAAAAATAAGCGATTCGG ATGCGAGCCGTTTGATTCAACCATGTTTAAGGCATGGATCAACAAGGGAATGTGTCCTGCAAATCCTGTGGTACTAAGATTGTTTAAAACGTTGATACAAAAAGGTTTCAAGGTGTTCTTGCTAACTGGTAGATATGAAGGAACCCTCGCTAAAATCACTATGGACAACTTACATAGCCAAGGATTCATCGGATACCAACGCCTTATTTTGAG GAGGCGTGCGTGA
- the LOC131616061 gene encoding acid phosphatase 1-like isoform X1 yields the protein MMLKIKSVQTIVAGLTFLLALLTNLLLKLQRQHNRKAQKLQTMMMIRSELDSSSSSEVDDERYGLSWRLAVESNNNVRPWKTVPARCYKHVENYILDGQYELDMNIIVDEIIFYAKSQIPVPSNKDAWILDVDDTCISNIPYYKNKRFGCEPFDSTMFKAWINKGMCPANPVVLRLFKTLIQKGFKVFLLTGRYEGTLAKITMDNLHSQGFIGYQRLILRSDEYKGQSAVKYKSSIRKEIEKEGYRIWGNVGDQWTDLQGDSLGNRTFKLPNPMYCIS from the exons ATGATGCTAAAGATAAAGAGTGTGCAAACCATAGTGGCAGGGCTAACGTTTTTGTTGGCCTTATTGACCAACCTACTCTTGAAGCTACAGAGGCAGCACAACCGTAAGGCTCAGAAACTACAGACGATGATGATGATCAGATCTGAATTAGATTCTTCTTCTTCGTCCGAGGTTGATGATGAAAGGTATGGCCTGAGCTGGAGATTGGCGGTGGAGTCAAATAATAATGTGCGTCCATGGAAGACGGTGCCAGCTCGTTGCTATAAACATGTTGAGAATTACATCCTTGATGGACAATACGAACTTGACATGAACATCATCGTAGACGAAATTATTTTCTATGCAAAATCACAGATTCCTGTTCCTAGTAATAAAGATGCTTGGATATTGGACGTGGATGATACATGTATCTCTAATATTCCTTATTACAAAAATAAGCGATTCGG ATGCGAGCCGTTTGATTCAACCATGTTTAAGGCATGGATCAACAAGGGAATGTGTCCTGCAAATCCTGTGGTACTAAGATTGTTTAAAACGTTGATACAAAAAGGTTTCAAGGTGTTCTTGCTAACTGGTAGATATGAAGGAACCCTCGCTAAAATCACTATGGACAACTTACATAGCCAAGGATTCATCGGATACCAACGCCTTATTTTGAG GAGTGATGAATACAAAGGACAGAGTGCAGTGAAATACAAGTCATCCATTAggaaagagatagagaaagaaggTTATAGAATATGGGGAAATGTTGGAGACCAGTGGACTGACTTACAAGGAGACTCTTTGGGGAATCGTACTTTCAAACTTCCTAATCCTATGTATTGCATTTCATGA
- the LOC131616062 gene encoding uncharacterized protein LOC131616062 isoform X1 has product MRFGVALRNILRPLSLSSSSTPVTSQISTTLPFHASYCKPPPQFLLPFLNHFHSLTDTRFPKRRPSDKPRRKRASLRPSGPYAWVEHTTGETILPNKPNEGSVKRRNEKKRMRQRRAFILEEKKKRKAQMQEAQRRKNIKKVERKMAAVEREREWAVRLVELKGLEEEKKKSTA; this is encoded by the exons ATGAGATTCGGAGTAGCTCTCAGGAACATTTTACGCCCACTCTCACTCTCGTCGTCGTCAACGCCTGTAACTTCACAAATCTCCACCACACTTCCATTTCATGCCTCTTACTGCAAACCACCACCACAATTCCTTCTTCCATTTTTGAACCACTTTCACAGCTTGACAGACACTCGTTTTCCCAAGAGACGACCTTCTGATAAGCCTCGTCGAAAGCGGGCTAGCTTGAGACCCTCTG GGCCTTATGCTTGGGTTGAGCACACAACTGGTGAAACTATACTTCCCAATAAGCCTAATGAGGGGAGTGTCAAGAGGAGGAATGAGAAGAAACGCATGAGGCAGCGCCGTGCCTTTATACTC gaggaaaaaaagaaaaggaaagctCAGATGCAAGAGGCTCAGCGGAGGAAAAACATTAAGAAGGTAGAGCGTAAAATGGCTGCTGTTGAAAGGGAAAGAGAGTGGGCAGTAAGACTGGTCGAATTGAAGGGGCttgaggaagagaagaaaaagtCTACGGCTTAA
- the LOC131616057 gene encoding KH domain-containing protein At3g08620-like, whose translation MSGLYNPNNNNNNNFSPVRAASPQIRPTVPSDMDSQYLSELLAEYQKLGPFIKILPNSSRLLNQEILRVSGMLSNQGFGDLDRLRHRSPSPMASSNLMSNVTGTGMGGWNSFQQERICGAPGLAMDWQGTPASPNSYNIKRILRLEIPVDTYPNFNFVGRLLGPRGNSLKRVEATTGCRVFIRGQGSIKDPDKEEKLKGRPGYEHLNEPLHILIEADLPANIVDMKLRQAREIIEELLTPVDESEDFIKRQQLRELALLNSNFREESPGPSGSVSPFNSSGTSGMKRAKTGR comes from the exons ATGTCTGGGCTGTATAATcctaataacaacaacaacaacaacttctctCCGGTGAGAGCCGCTTCTCCTCAGATTAGACCCACGGTACCTTCAGACATGGACAG CCAGTATCTTTCCGAGTTGCTTGCGGAGTATCAGAAGCTTGGACCCTTTATCAAAATTCTTCCCAACTCAAGTCGTCTCTTGAATCAAG AAATATTAAGAGTTTCTGGAATGTTGTCCAATCAAGGTTTTGGAGACTTAGACAGACTGCGGCACAGAAGCCCTAGTCCCATGGCTTCTTCAAACCTGATGTCAAATGTCACTGGAACAGGGATGGGTGGATGGAATAGTTTTCAGCAGGAG AGAATATGTGGAGCTCCTGGACTGGCAATGGACTGGCAAGGCACGCCGGCAAGTCCTAACTCATACAATATAAAAAGGATTTTGCGCTTGGAAATTCCAGTTGATACATACCCCAAT TTCAATTTTGTTGGAAGACTTCTGGGGCCTAGAGGAAATTCTCTGAAACGGGTAGAAGCTACTACAGGATGCAGGGTGTTTATTAGAGGACAGGGATCAATAAAGGATCCAGACAAG GAAGAAAAATTGAAAGGAAGACCAGGATATGAGCATCTCAATGAGCCACTCCACATATTGATTGAGGCTGATTTACCTGCTAATATTGTTGACATGAAGCTTAGGCAGGCTCGGGAAATTATAGAGGAATTGCTAACACCTGTG GATGAGTCAGAGGACTTCATAAAGAGGCAGCAGTTGCGGGAATTGGCATTGCTGAATTCAAATTTTAGAGAAGAGAGTCCTGGGCCAAGCGGCAGTGTATCTCCGTTTAATTCTAGTGGAACAAGTGGAATGAAGCGAGCAAAAACGGGTAGATGA
- the LOC131616062 gene encoding uncharacterized protein LOC131616062 isoform X2, producing MRFGVALRNILRPLSLSSSSTPVTSQISTTLPFHASYCKPPPQFLLPFLNHFHSLTDTRFPKRRPSDKPRRKRASLRPSGPYAWVEHTTGETILPNKPNEGSVKRRNEKKRMRQRRAFILEMYHLSRDINDKLQEFGTKVLSGAVF from the exons ATGAGATTCGGAGTAGCTCTCAGGAACATTTTACGCCCACTCTCACTCTCGTCGTCGTCAACGCCTGTAACTTCACAAATCTCCACCACACTTCCATTTCATGCCTCTTACTGCAAACCACCACCACAATTCCTTCTTCCATTTTTGAACCACTTTCACAGCTTGACAGACACTCGTTTTCCCAAGAGACGACCTTCTGATAAGCCTCGTCGAAAGCGGGCTAGCTTGAGACCCTCTG GGCCTTATGCTTGGGTTGAGCACACAACTGGTGAAACTATACTTCCCAATAAGCCTAATGAGGGGAGTGTCAAGAGGAGGAATGAGAAGAAACGCATGAGGCAGCGCCGTGCCTTTATACTC GAGATGTATCATCTTTCGAGGGATATAAATGATAAGCTGCAAGAGTTTGGAACAAAGGTGCTATCTGGAGCAGTTTTTTAG